The sequence CAAAATATTAGATGATTTTTATGCGAAGAAGAGGAAGACTGAAGAAAATGATTCTGAAAACGAGACTGAAGAAGGTGAAATGGACAAGCCAACTCAACTGGCTGTTCATTAAAAGTCACGAGTAGGTCAAGAAGAAACATCGAGAGAACTCAGAAGCAGGAAGCGTAGGAAGGATACGGATGATACAACTATGGAGTTTTGGATGACTAGATCGTATCAAGTAACACCGAACATGCATAATTGGAAACCAAACATTTTTACGAAGCATAGGAGTTCCTTGAAAGTTTTCGACCCCGGTGGATAAGAAACTCATGAAATGATATTCTGGATGCCCTACTGCCCAACTTTATGTTCACGTGGATATTGATAACTATTGTTTTGTGTTCCTATCACGTCTCCCAGAgagcgtaataaattattattattattattattattatatgaATTGAATACCTCCCAGAAAGTTCAAAGTTAGTGAGGAAATTgatgcaaaaaaatatgaaaagggAAGGGTAGGGTCAGCAAGTAAAGAAGACGAAGACGGAGTTGAGTAAATGTCAAAAGAAGTTATTTGCATCTGCCGATCCTCGACAAATTTTCGTTTCCTTCCGGCTCTTCTTCGAAGAATGTTGCAAACACAGTGGTGTGTCAAGATGAGATTCATCTGATGACAACCATGACACTTTTTTGCTGCAAGTGGCCCCCATTGCTTCAAAAAGAGTGTGGCGGACGGCAATAATCACCCTTGGGTCTGTTGCATGTGGTTTGACAAGAGAAGAATAGCAGACGATGTCAGTTTGTTGCGAGTTGTTTCGAAGCTGacgaaaaaagaacaattgaGACAAGgaatatttttgtgttaaGCAACTCGGAACTCTAAGCTGCAAACTCGCAATCTGTGGTCGGTCACgtgtttggattttttcggtaaaaagagaaaaaactattcttaaaaaaacatgctactctttttgctttttcttctgAACGAGAAACTTCAAAGCCCTATGGCATACCGGAAACAAACACAACAACAcgttacaaaaaagttgaatatcTTAGTTGTATAAAAATAGTGGAAACTCTTGCAAGAAGTGAAATTCCTACTCATTTGCATAATAAAATTTGGCTGACTCACTCAATGGTTGCACTTTTAGTGGTGGTTTGATGTGGACCAAATCATTGTTCAAGAGTATTCCATAGGGAGTTTGAAGATTTCTGAATAACTGTACTTTTTATTGAGTTTATTGAAATGTGTGTATTTCACTGTGAATTTaagacattttttaataagtttgTTACCACAAAAACGATTTACAATATCGATTCCTTTTACTGgaagaaaaaacttcaaaatccaaaagttTTCGGAAATAAAGCACTTTCGCTAATGgtgtaaaatatttcaagtttactttgaaagaaaaatgcatttatcACAGTTATCTGAAATCAAATCAATAATACAAATAAAGGTgtcttaaaaaatcaatatgtaTAAGTAATCACAATAAATTATGATAATCATCTAAAAGTTTCCATTTGAAGACAAAATCAAAGCCTTCACCAATCCATTTTTAGGAACAACTGTTTTATCGGCAGACGCTGCGTTCAACTCCAAAAGCACTTGTGCTCCAACCAAGTTTCCAATATTAGAAGAAATCTGGTTTTTAGTAACATGTGCAATTGGATGACCGTCATCTTCGTCGCCAACTTGCTCGATAAACGCTCGAACAAACTCAGGACGATCCCCCAATTTGATATCTTGGGCGATGCGAACGTTGATTTTCGTGTGATTTATACGTCGGTATCCAGACATGTCACGGATAAGCGGGACCGCAAATAAATGGGAACAGACCCATGCCGAAGCTGGGTTTCCGGGAAGAGCCAGCACCACTTTTAGCTTTCTTTCGGATGCAGATTCACGGGTAGCCACAGTGCATGGGAGCCCAGGTTTCATGCTCACACGGCCGAATTCGATCTACAAATGTTTAATTCATTCGTACAacttaaattagaaaaagcaTGTCTGAGGTATTTCAAGAAGTTTTCATTTGTGCACTCTCTCaacaattttcctattttttttacttccaTCATTTTGAATAACCTTCTTTCCCTTTTTGGTATGACAAGCAACCCTTATTTACGGGTACATTTGCGCTTACTTAGGACAGCATTTCAAATTATCGATGGTTTGCTCTGATTTTAGATTATTAGTATTTAATAAGAAACCCTAATGATCAGTTGAAATTCatcttgttttgttttgtgaaTTGGAAAGGAATCATTATTGAGAGTTGAACATAACTATCATTCAAATAGTTCAACTAACTACATGGTTCTCAAACCGAAAAAGTTGCAATACCACTTAAGACTGCAAGATGACTAAATATTGCagtaccaaaatttttgttcgtttACTTTAcgttaataaaaaacaattttgagttaaTCAACTATTTGACAACATTCTCAACATTACAAAATAccttcaaaacaattttagattCGTACATAACTCACTTTGAACCCCAGATGTAACAATGCATTTTTCATATAATCCTGCTCTCCCATACTAACTCCACCAGTGGTCACAATCACATCCGAATGTTCGAGACACTCCGTCAGTTTCTTGTCAAGTCCTtctttactgaaatttttatatattcatGTTGCTATCAGCCTATCAAACGTACTCATCAACCACTCTGCCACCATCAATAACATTGAATCCGTGTTCTTTGAACAGAGCAACGAGTTGGGGAGCATTTGAGTCGCGTACCATTCCCAATGGAACATTTTCTACCATGGGAGAGACGAGctgtaaaaattataattctgtaaataattaacaaaactaacaacaagaaaaattacaCCTACCTCACTTCCAGTAGAGATCACGGTTACTACAGGCTTCTTGTATACCTTGATTGTCCTGATACCAAATGCATTGAGAATACCAAACTCAGCTGAGCCAATCTGGGCTTCAAATGGAACTATCACATCGCTAGAACGAACATCAGAGCCAGGGAGCCTGgagaaatatgtattttttaaatgataatCAAAAGTTTACCTGATATTTTCTCCAACTTGGACAGCTTGTTTGCAAATAATTTCCGTTTCCTCGCTTTGCTGGTCCTGTCTTACAAGCTCGGTGTATTCGCGCATGATGACAGCATCAGCACCTTCTGGTATGATTCCACCCGTACTGATACGCACACATTTGCCAATTTCCACCTAAAGGCAATATCCCGAATTCtcatttggtaattttttagcCATTAACATCATAATCTTATAAATTTCTATAAGCATGGTTTCAATTGTCTgaactaaaattttgtgaaaattgctATTCTCAATTTGGCAGAAACATTTGATCACTtatatttattgataaaatgacaattttgaaacaatctGTCAAATTAACTAAGTGAACTTGAAAGTATTCTGCAACAGCAAAGTCTTTTTGGTAGCAAGTTAAcaatatgtttgaaaatttttaaccaaacTTACACGTGTCTGCCAGGTAACAACTGGGTGTTATTATTTTCTATCAAACTCACTGCTCCTTGATATATATTTCCAGCCAGCGAAACTCCCACCATTTTCTTGAGCCCAATTCCATCGTGTGCAATAACGGCATATCCATCCTTTGTTGAGGCTGCGACCGGTGGCATATCTTCTGACGATTTTACTTCTTCAGCAACAACTCTGCCTAGAATTTAAAAGATGtcctttatttttttaaatatcaacaCACCGAGCGCCGACCAGTCAACCTGAATTGATTCGACAATTCTTGGAATTTGAGCTCCTATTTGCTTCATAATTTTTCGTGCCTCTGGTAATTCTTTTTTCGGCCATTGACTTTCACGTGGGTGATGAGCAGCCATTTCTGCAAAACAGTAAATTACATGAACCGGAAgacgaaaaataattgaaaattaatgcgAAACTTGAAAAAGAATAGGTAAAACAAATTCTTACGTcaagtaaatattttaaaaaaggtaTAGATTTTGCCGTTTTTACCAATAATCAAACGACGACAATACATTATGTTGAGGAACAAGTGAAAGACAAAACAACAAAGAGCGATGATGATATTGAGAGACGCAGCAAGGGTAACAGATTGAATGTGGATGAAGAGGGATGACGAAGGTGCAATACCGACAAGTTAGTGTACAGGCAGACTACGTATTTATGTGCATACAGTTTGATGGAGGAAAGTTAAAGGATGCCTAaatgctttaattttttaagtgtaTGCAATTGATATACTAACAATACTATTCTTATCAACTCCTATTGTTAGCAAACATGATGTTCAAATATATTCCGGACAGTGATCGCCGCATTTCAAATATGTTGATTATTAAAAACAATAGAGAATTTctactttcaaaataaaaaactgttaAAGCAAATTCGACTGCAGCGACAAGCGTTAAATATTCGCTCTCGATCCCGCATGCCGGAAAATCCGACttttcaaatgtaaaaaaatcgtaacgtgaaagaaaataaatatcgaGCACGATGTAGTTTTACTTTCCGGTATATAATGTATCAAGAACttaccattttgaaaaaaaaaacacaacaaattTCTGACTGTTCTACTTACATTACGTTACAAATTGAcattacaattttaattatttattttcacaattgCATCAAACACAGATAAAATGAGATCAAAGATTTAAACacgtttaacttttttttccgtttcacCGAACTTCAAACTTTGGTATTCTCATCAAATTTCTCTTCTTTCACTTCCTCAATCCATCCATTcccttctaattttttctcaagaatTGGTGTAGTTTTTCCGGTTTCAATTGGCTCCACTTTATTTGACGGTCTTCCGGTTCCCAGGATTGCTTCAATCAGCATTTTTTCAAGTCTGTAATAGAACATTTTATAGGAGTAGGAAATAGTATTAACTATACTTTAAGGTAGGAATCTCAAACAAACAGCtccagaaaaatgcaaaaatatacGAAAGAAAAGTCGCTGGAATCGATGTGTAAGTGAACTGAAACAAAACTTTATTCAAGAGTTTTGTACTCTCATGTACTCACCACTTCCAGTGCTGAGTAGTAATGTGTTGCATGTCCACCAACattcaaaaaccagaaaagTACGACCCAGTGAACTATATAAGCACAATAAGATAGCCTTCCAAATGGTTGCCAGATTGGATGAGACATAAACTTATCAATAGGGCCTCCCCATCCCATATGATTAGCAGCTACCACCCAGCAAATAAACATTCCCCATCCAAGACGATGGAAATTATAGAATGTTCCTCTCGTGAATACACTCCAGTGTGACCCCTTGTCGTAATCATATGTCGCGAAAAGACAAAATCCAGCAATAACAACTGCTATAATCCATCCAGCAAGAGACAGCACCCAGTTGAGtctgatttttctatttccgTAGACAGCGAGCAAATAGCCGGTAAGCATTCCAACAAGATATGGCGGGCATCTGACCCATGGTTTTTCATACGCAATTGTGAAAAAGTTGGTGCCACTTCCATTTCCAAACATATCAGCTGGAAGGTTGTAAACACTGAACAAAATATAAGTAGTGATGATGCTGCCAACACATCCAGCAACAATTAGTCCAGTTCCAACAGCAAACGAGAAGTAGAGTCCGATGAGAACAATTGGAGCTACGAGATACAGTTGGGTGTCAACGGCCAAGTACCAAGTTGGTCCATAGCAACCCATTGAATTTGAAGATGCAAAATCATTGATGTAAAGTAGATTTTGCCACCAAGTTGTTTTACATTCATCTGCTTCCATAACTAACTGATCTAAACAAAGGAAACTTTAATATTATATTCGTATTGGcgatttattaaattaaaaattgttttaaaatctgTTTTCCTTAAacgtgaaaataaaaacagcttaaataataatatttacaCAAACTCAAAAAAGCTCTTCCCGGAAACTCTTTTCAAGACtcgttttattcaaataaccATATTTCTAAAGTGTTCTTCTAGTCCTATATCTTACTCATTTGTGAAGCTGAAAATGGTCCTTGAATATATGGAGCATAAACcgtgaaaaatccaataaataaCATAATTGGTGGAGTCAATCGGAGATACCGATGTACGTAAAACATGATCCAGGTCACGGGATTTacaatcatttttttctttggtgTTGTCTTGAAAAACATGTAAGTTAGTACAAGTCCAGAAAGCACAAAGAACGTGTCCACTGATACAAAAGCATTCAGTAGCAAGTGATTCCAAAAGTGTTTTGGAAAGTCTATAACCGGCATGAAAGTATCAGACAACACCAGATAGATGAACGAATGTCCAGTTACAACCCAGCACATTGAGAAAAGTCGGATACAGTCGAGAGATTTGATGAATCCTGGTTTTTGTTCTTTCACCGATAGAAGAAGCTCAGCATTCGTCCAGAGCGAGAATGAcagaagaattttcaaaaaaacgtttctcTCTTTGATTGATTTAATTCCATATACGGTATCTCTGATGTAATCGGTCAGAGAAGCAGCAAGTGCAATCACCACCATCACGATTAGGAAgatgctgaaaaataatttttatgaccCAGCAACAGAGTTGAGTGAAGCACTTACGAAAAACCCCAAAATGGGGTGTCCTTCTTAACTTCATATTCAGAACAGTAAGCGTGACACGCAGTAAACGGATATGGAGACAGTTGGTTGAAGATATCTATTATCTCGTGTTGATTGCAGGAATCTGGTAAGCATACCGCAAGTCTCATTGGAAGCATTGAGTATGCACTCGACGAGCCTGATGCCGAGCATGATGCATTTTTTCCAGGTTTGAGCATAAGGTAACAGTAGTTCGTGTTATACTTTACACCACTAACACGCTTGCATTCTTGATAAGATCCGTCATATAAGGTTGCAACTTCGAGCATCCCGGGAactggcaattttccgaaagaatcgagttctgaaaatataccTTTTTTCCTACTATAAAAACCTTTTGCTTACCTTGGATAGCGTACAAGtttgctttcaaaattttgagctctTTCAGTGAACAAGTTTGCTTCTTGAGACATGCTTCTGATACCCCAGCAAACAATTCCAACGATTTAATCCATGTTTGAGTATCATTCAGGCATTGTGGCGAAAGACCATGAAGAGGTTTTGGTTTGAATATATCCTTCCAATCTAGAGTAACTGCACCTGAAGTGCTCAATAATAGTAAAACCACTTTGAAAAGTGAAGACATTGCTAGACTGCTACAAAACCGCAACCACTCCTTTTATAGTGcactgtttaatttttaaatatcgtCATATTATTGATAAATGAAGAAGTTACtgataaaagtttgaattgcGGCTCAGCAGCTGAATCATTTGTGGGGGTGGGCTCCACACAGTGTGACTTGTAGAACACACACTGACCGGAATACGAAAATAAATCATTGGAAGAGGAGCATGAGACTCATGAACTATTGGTCGATAAGACACTTTCGGGAAGAATCATTGAGCCAGGCAACAAAGAACTAACAGCACCACTGGTACAAAGTGcgaaaagtgaagaaaagtGTGTTTGGACTGATTTATTGTCACAGAATTTGTGATAGTATAGTTAATGAAATGATAACGTCTGTACACAACAATTATTGTTCAATAAAAGTAGGATTAAAAGTCCACTTTTTATATAAGGCTACAAGagtaaaaaaatatggaatattCTAATATTCGCACCACATTTGTTTTTATAAACGAAATTGTTAAGATGACATATAAATGAAAGTTCAGTCCAGTGAATGAACAAATCTTCAATATGTACcacaattcaaacaaaaattgtgtttgaaACAATGCATAAGTGTTGAACGTGTACCACTGTCACCCAAGAGATCGCAAGTTCGATTCCACCTTCCCCAAAGGCTCCCCCTGTCTCTCTGTGCACtctgttttccaatttaaagAATTAGAATAACAAGCATGACTGCGCGCCTGgctgatttttttcggctGTCTGCTGGTACAGCTAGCCgaccaattttctcaaatttgggcaaaattgggaaaatttcttcaaatttctcaattaaTCTAGAAGTTTTCACCAGCCGAAAGCCGACAAAAACTTGATATTCGACTGTTGGCTTGCTCTACCAGCCAAAAAACTGCTAATTTTTCGACGCCGCCAGCCGACAGCAGCTCATCCCTGATTACAAGTTTGTCCAGGAAAACTATGAATATTACATCAGTTTCACacaataattcattttcataaacttttcGAAGCACGGAATAAATCATAAACtcctgaaaatcaaatcaCAGGTTGATAAGAAAAGTCTACAATCTAAAAACAATCgtggaaatcaaaattaataatttaatcgTATTTGAAAAGATActactgaaaattctgatagCAACTGGAAACAATTATCAATATAAATGATTAGATTTTGTTCGATTCTTTTTGGCCGATTCTGTTCCCAGGACCATTTGGTTCAGTTGGTTCATACTCGTGGCtatcttcaaaaaagtgatataTTGTAGTTTTATTAAGACTTTTCACTGTAGTGCGatattcagttattttttttggtgaattgcAATTTGAATGCATTTTGTACGAAATCAAATGgagagatgaaaaaaaattgaattacaattaaaaaaagcaTTCAAGTACCATTAAAAGTTTTCGTTGGACAACTCTGAAacgtttcagaaatttcataGATCTTGATTTATATCTGGCAGTACCCCGTTGCGCATTCAAAGAAATCTGCCATTTACCTAAACTACGAAACAGAGCACTTTATATATGGTCTAAACATATGTATACGCCGAGAACATGCCTGGAACATTCAATGAAATGGTAACGCTAAAGGTGGCTTATTTTATTGGTTCAGGGTTTATTGTCTTCAACTGTAGTACCCAGTTACATGTAtgaacaaacaaaaatatgactggaaaactcaaaaaaactttaaaagagTAAAAACCTCTTTTTTAGACTTTGCTTACGgctaattttttgcataaatctTTTAAAGAgtctttctctgaaaaaagaaaataatgagttacatgaaaaactcaaaagtaaaaactattgaaaaatttctacagTCAAAGaacaagaaataaaaaaaaagcttttttttaagttttttggttATCAGTGAGAAAAAGATATACAAACAGTAGTTTACATTAAATTCAAAAGCATGTTGGGCAATATTTAAAAGCTAGCCGCAACCGCCTCTgaaatacaactttttgacCGTAAAgtctgtgaaaaaatgaaaacaaattattaaCAATAAGAAAAAGAGAGTGAAGGAAAACGAGACTTTAGattcaactcaaaaaattcgtCATCAATAAGCAATGAAGTTGATTAAAAAGATAAATTGTGTTGGTGCAGAATTGTTGAGATTTTTCACATGGTTCAGTTGTCATTCAGGTTCCCTTATGGTGTTTTTGAGGCTGAAACATCTGGcagcaatttttttataataaagtGAGATATGAAGTTTAgcataaataaattttcatttggagctaaaactttaatttcagtcaaatttttttgttggttatCGACGTGTACCACGACTTGgctaactaaaaaaaatatcgtaCAATCATACCTGTAATGAATCATAATAAAagactccaaaaatttttagatttttcataatttccggtcaacgttttggcaaattaccaaaaattaaaaaaaaagagcttttgaagaaatccaaagcaatgtcgcatgtttcgacccctacaatgttttttgacagtaaataaaaaaatttcaaaaaacttttggaaagttttatcatgatatttggtcattttgagaCCAAAgtagtggtttttaacaatttctccactggcgctactccacctttaattaaaaaaaaacatttttacgaatttcagGCATATATACAACCGCATTTTTATTGGGAGATTTACTAAATTTTCGTtactttaaaaagttttgaaaaaaaaacttttctaggATTTGGATTAACTTTTCATCAGAAGCTAAAAATGGAccttttcaattgttttagtctattggattttttagttATCTTATACACTTACTGaaataagttgaaaattaaaaaaaaattttaatcagaaaaattcaaaactatttttaaatgataaaaatagttttagttaaatatttaaatattgcaTTTTCAACATCCGTGAAAGCTAACCTACTCTTattggtattttttatttgcgtGTAATTTGACCAGAAACTTTAAAACGCCCTAAAGTCACATTAAATTCATATTCCGTTCATTTCGCCACCAGTCCGTTTGCCAGTGAAGAAATGTCCGTATGTATAGGCGCCGCGACAGGGGATGGGCAACTGGCCGCGTGGCGCAATGGATAACGCGTCTGCCTACGGAGCAGAAGATTGTAGGTTCGAATCCTGCCGTGGTCGAAACGTTTTTCTCCTGACTAGGAATAATATTTTAAGTCTTTGGTTCtcatgttttcaataaatgttaCAATATTTTGAGTACGTTGGTT comes from Caenorhabditis elegans chromosome X and encodes:
- the moc-1 gene encoding MoaB/Mog domain-containing protein (Confirmed by transcript evidence), yielding MAAHHPRESQWPKKELPEARKIMKQIGAQIPRIVESIQVDWSALGRVVAEEVKSSEDMPPVAASTKDGYAVIAHDGIGLKKMVGVSLAGNIYQGAVEIGKCVRISTGGIIPEGADAVIMREYTELVRQDQQSEETEIICKQAVQVGENIRLPGSDVRSSDVIVPFEAQIGSAEFGILNAFGIRTIKVYKKPVVTVISTGSELVSPMVENVPLGMVRDSNAPQLVALFKEHGFNVIDGGRVVDDKEGLDKKLTECLEHSDVIVTTGGVSMGEQDYMKNALLHLGFKIEFGRVSMKPGLPCTVATRESASERKLKVVLALPGNPASAWVCSHLFAVPLIRDMSGYRRINHTKINVRIAQDIKLGDRPEFVRAFIEQVGDEDDGHPIAHVTKNQISSNIGNLVGAQVLLELNAASADKTVVPKNGLVKALILSSNGNF
- the oac-14 gene encoding Nose resistant-to-fluoxetine protein N-terminal domain-containing protein (Confirmed by transcript evidence) → MLEVATLYDGSYQECKRVSGVKYNTNYCYLMLKPGKNASCSASGSSSAYSMLPMRLAVCLPDSCNQHEIIDIFNQLSPYPFTACHAYCSEYEVKKDTPFWGFSIFLIVMVVIALAASLTDYIRDTVYGIKSIKERNVFLKILLSFSLWTNAELLLSVKEQKPGFIKSLDCIRLFSMCWVVTGHSFIYLVLSDTFMPVIDFPKHFWNHLLLNAFVSVDTFFVLSGLVLTYMFFKTTPKKKMIVNPVTWIMFYVHRYLRLTPPIMLFIGFFTVYAPYIQGPFSASQMNQLVMEADECKTTWWQNLLYINDFASSNSMGCYGPTWYLAVDTQLYLVAPIVLIGLYFSFAVGTGLIVAGCVGSIITTYILFSVYNLPADMFGNGSGTNFFTIAYEKPWVRCPPYLVGMLTGYLLAVYGNRKIRLNWVLSLAGWIIAVVIAGFCLFATYDYDKGSHWSVFTRGTFYNFHRLGWGMFICWVVAANHMGWGGPIDKFMSHPIWQPFGRLSYCAYIVHWVVLFWFLNVGGHATHYYSALEVFTYTSIPATFLSYIFAFFWSCLFEIPTLKLEKMLIEAILGTGRPSNKVEPIETGKTTPILEKKLEGNGWIEEVKEEKFDENTKV
- the oac-14 gene encoding Nose resistant-to-fluoxetine protein N-terminal domain-containing protein (Confirmed by transcript evidence) yields the protein MSSLFKVVLLLLSTSGAVTLDWKDIFKPKPLHGLSPQCLNDTQTWIKSLELFAGVSEACLKKQTCSLKELKILKANLYAIQELDSFGKLPVPGMLEVATLYDGSYQECKRVSGVKYNTNYCYLMLKPGKNASCSASGSSSAYSMLPMRLAVCLPDSCNQHEIIDIFNQLSPYPFTACHAYCSEYEVKKDTPFWGFSIFLIVMVVIALAASLTDYIRDTVYGIKSIKERNVFLKILLSFSLWTNAELLLSVKEQKPGFIKSLDCIRLFSMCWVVTGHSFIYLVLSDTFMPVIDFPKHFWNHLLLNAFVSVDTFFVLSGLVLTYMFFKTTPKKKMIVNPVTWIMFYVHRYLRLTPPIMLFIGFFTVYAPYIQGPFSASQMNQLVMEADECKTTWWQNLLYINDFASSNSMGCYGPTWYLAVDTQLYLVAPIVLIGLYFSFAVGTGLIVAGCVGSIITTYILFSVYNLPADMFGNGSGTNFFTIAYEKPWVRCPPYLVGMLTGYLLAVYGNRKIRLNWVLSLAGWIIAVVIAGFCLFATYDYDKGSHWSVFTRGTFYNFHRLGWGMFICWVVAANHMGWGGPIDKFMSHPIWQPFGRLSYCAYIVHWVVLFWFLNVGGHATHYYSALEVFTYTSIPATFLSYIFAFFWSCLFEIPTLKLEKMLIEAILGTGRPSNKVEPIETGKTTPILEKKLEGNGWIEEVKEEKFDENTKV